In Verrucomicrobiota bacterium, one DNA window encodes the following:
- a CDS encoding DUF481 domain-containing protein, which translates to MNITGILTSIILATAMAVPAMAQEATKKWDSSAAIGATVTKGNSDTLLFSTGIQGTRKWDKNVWQLGADGAYGENQSVKNTEVFHAFTQFNRLFSDMVFGYLRADGLHDSIADVEYRFTLSPGAGYYFIKNDRMTLSGEVGPGFISEKVGSTTKNYLSLRVAERFDYKINDRAKLWQSAEWLPQVDNLNNYIINAEIGVDTKITTNLSLRVTLNDTYDNEPAPGRKKNDLKLIAGVAYSF; encoded by the coding sequence CTCGCGACGGCGATGGCCGTGCCGGCCATGGCCCAAGAGGCCACGAAGAAATGGGACAGCTCGGCGGCCATCGGCGCCACCGTGACCAAAGGCAACAGCGACACCCTGCTCTTCAGCACCGGCATTCAAGGCACCCGCAAGTGGGACAAGAATGTCTGGCAACTCGGCGCCGACGGTGCTTACGGCGAAAATCAAAGCGTCAAGAACACCGAAGTGTTCCACGCCTTCACCCAATTCAACCGCCTGTTTTCCGACATGGTCTTCGGGTACCTGCGCGCGGACGGACTGCACGATTCCATCGCCGACGTGGAATATCGTTTCACTCTTTCTCCAGGTGCCGGTTACTACTTCATCAAGAACGACCGCATGACGCTCTCCGGCGAAGTCGGTCCGGGCTTCATCTCCGAAAAAGTGGGATCGACGACCAAGAATTACCTTTCGCTCCGCGTCGCCGAGCGCTTCGATTACAAGATCAACGACCGCGCCAAACTCTGGCAATCAGCCGAGTGGCTCCCCCAGGTCGATAACCTCAACAACTACATCATCAACGCCGAAATCGGTGTGGACACCAAAATCACCACCAATCTCTCGCTACGCGTGACGCTCAATGACACTTATGACAATGAGCCCGCTCCGGGTCGCAAAAAGAACGATCTGAAGTTGATTGCAGGCGTAGCCTATTCGTTCTAG
- a CDS encoding gluconolactonase: protein MPHPMKSRLILPALLTVSSIVSTSTFAADHYELGSDSLSRHTFARAGRVESFSFNESKVFPGTHRDGWLYIPAQYDGRTPAALMVFQDGHAYISESGLMRVPIVFDNLIARGEIPVTIGIFINPGHEKAGEPDGWRSRSNRSLEYDSLGSNYARFLIEELIPHVTAKFKLNLTSEARLRALSGMSSGGICAFTAAWERPDYFSKVLSHIGSFVNIRGGHVYPALIRKTARKPLRVFLQDGSNDLNNQHGDWPLANQEMFTSLSFAGYETKLVFGDGAHNGKHGGVILPDSLRWLWHPEMHRPQPGTSLATNLFPNPASGEGWELVGQGYAFTDAACSDPQGNFYFSDLPKGIVYKVAAAGGTPFPWLQSGLKISGLKFGADGLLYACVQGQGTNNVKRVSSIDPVSHHVTDLATDVQPNDLAVSSRGWIYFTDTGAGQVVTVPTGARRMSRPRPAFGGINRPNGIALSRDETRLYVSEYGGTFLWIFHLDESGKITSGDRHGGLQTPEGKPDSGGDGMITDVYQRAFVTSHLGIQIFEDNGRLGGVVPRPQAKGTVSCAFAGAGHSYLYACSSDKVFRRKSTTHGFAPRR from the coding sequence ATGCCGCACCCCATGAAATCGCGCCTGATTCTGCCCGCACTCCTCACGGTGTCCTCCATCGTTTCGACCTCGACCTTCGCCGCCGACCACTATGAGCTCGGATCCGATTCCTTGTCGCGCCACACGTTCGCCCGGGCCGGACGCGTCGAATCGTTTTCCTTCAATGAATCCAAGGTCTTCCCGGGAACGCATCGGGACGGGTGGCTCTACATCCCCGCGCAATATGACGGGCGCACTCCGGCAGCCCTGATGGTCTTTCAGGATGGACACGCCTATATCTCCGAATCCGGCCTCATGCGCGTGCCGATCGTCTTTGACAATCTCATCGCCCGGGGGGAAATCCCGGTGACGATCGGAATCTTCATCAACCCGGGCCACGAAAAAGCGGGTGAGCCCGACGGATGGCGCTCCCGCAGCAACCGTTCCCTCGAGTACGATTCCCTCGGAAGCAACTACGCCCGATTCCTCATCGAGGAGCTCATTCCTCACGTGACGGCGAAGTTCAAGTTGAACCTCACTTCCGAGGCCCGGTTGCGCGCCCTTTCCGGCATGAGCAGCGGCGGCATCTGCGCCTTCACGGCCGCCTGGGAACGTCCCGACTACTTCTCCAAAGTGCTCTCGCATATCGGCAGTTTTGTGAACATTCGCGGAGGGCATGTTTATCCTGCCCTCATCCGCAAAACCGCTCGCAAGCCACTCCGCGTGTTTCTCCAAGACGGCTCGAACGACCTCAACAACCAACACGGAGACTGGCCGCTGGCCAACCAGGAGATGTTCACCTCGCTCAGCTTCGCCGGCTACGAAACGAAGCTGGTGTTCGGTGATGGCGCTCACAACGGAAAGCACGGCGGAGTCATTCTCCCCGATTCACTGCGCTGGCTCTGGCACCCGGAAATGCACCGCCCCCAACCCGGCACCTCTCTCGCCACCAACCTCTTCCCCAACCCCGCCTCCGGCGAGGGATGGGAACTTGTCGGACAGGGCTATGCATTCACCGACGCAGCCTGCTCGGATCCCCAGGGCAACTTCTATTTTTCCGACCTCCCCAAAGGCATCGTTTACAAAGTCGCCGCCGCCGGAGGAACCCCGTTTCCCTGGCTGCAAAGCGGACTCAAGATCAGTGGACTCAAATTCGGGGCGGACGGACTTCTCTACGCCTGCGTTCAAGGACAAGGGACCAACAATGTGAAGAGGGTCTCCAGCATCGACCCGGTGTCCCATCACGTCACCGACCTGGCCACCGACGTCCAGCCCAACGATCTCGCGGTTTCGAGCCGGGGCTGGATCTACTTCACAGACACCGGGGCTGGTCAGGTCGTGACCGTCCCCACGGGAGCGCGACGCATGTCCCGTCCCCGCCCCGCCTTCGGCGGCATCAACCGTCCCAACGGCATCGCCCTCTCGCGTGATGAAACTCGACTTTATGTGAGCGAATACGGCGGCACTTTCCTGTGGATCTTTCATCTCGATGAGTCGGGCAAAATCACTTCGGGCGATCGGCACGGCGGATTGCAAACCCCGGAAGGCAAGCCGGACAGCGGGGGGGACGGAATGATCACGGACGTTTATCAGCGCGCTTTTGTCACCTCTCACCTGGGCATCCAAATCTTCGAGGACAACGGTCGTTTGGGAGGCGTCGTGCCGCGTCCGCAGGCCAAGGGAACGGTGAGCTGCGCTTTCGCTGGGGCAGGTCACAGCTATCTTTACGCGTGTTCCTCGGACAAAGTCTTCCGCCGGAAATCCACCACCCACGGTTTCGCACCCCGACGCTGA
- a CDS encoding allophanate hydrolase subunit 1: MPAQALPDCQWLRYGPHAILLRWSAPLSGPQCRQRDGWVQALSRLPATELVEAVPSFQSLLLEFPPGTEDPMGRAQQLWASRPLAAEPPLRPLTRHLIPCRYDGPDLERVARWCGRTVQEVIELHAGATYQVECLGFSPGFAYLHGLPAALHAPRLETPRPRIPAGSVAIGGSHAGVYPSDSPGGWNILGHTTVPVFNKNLLQDPGRPDEAFLFHPGDVVRFVLSPG; this comes from the coding sequence ATGCCCGCTCAAGCGCTCCCGGATTGCCAATGGCTGCGTTACGGTCCTCATGCCATTCTTCTCCGATGGTCCGCACCCCTGTCGGGTCCGCAGTGCCGGCAAAGAGACGGCTGGGTTCAGGCTCTCTCCCGCTTGCCAGCCACTGAATTGGTCGAGGCCGTTCCCTCCTTCCAAAGCCTGCTTCTGGAATTCCCTCCCGGCACAGAAGACCCGATGGGACGCGCCCAACAGCTCTGGGCCAGCCGGCCTCTTGCAGCCGAGCCGCCCCTCCGTCCTCTCACCCGGCACCTCATCCCCTGTCGCTACGATGGACCCGACCTCGAACGCGTCGCCCGGTGGTGCGGCCGCACCGTGCAGGAAGTGATCGAGCTTCATGCAGGTGCCACCTATCAAGTCGAATGCTTGGGATTCTCGCCAGGCTTTGCTTACCTTCATGGACTCCCAGCCGCTTTGCATGCCCCGCGGCTCGAGACCCCGCGTCCACGCATCCCCGCCGGCTCCGTGGCCATCGGCGGATCTCACGCAGGAGTCTATCCGTCGGACTCGCCGGGTGGATGGAACATTCTGGGACACACCACGGTCCCCGTCTTCAACAAGAACCTCCTCCAAGATCCGGGTCGTCCCGACGAAGCATTCCTGTTTCACCCGGGCGATGTCGTCCGCTTCGTCTTATCCCCCGGGTGA
- a CDS encoding biotin-dependent carboxyltransferase family protein: MSSEFTPILRVLQPGLGLTVQDQGRPGWKRFGVPASGAMDPHAARWANRLVGNPDTHPVLEMAFQGAKLELLQAAWIGLAGAEQGCAIASWTARLLGLGTILSFPQNQAGVWAYLAVRGELAVTSFLGSASTETRSGLGTNLTSGDVLCLRTPTSPWLEVSVTSRRVPTHEMNRHECSDIQVVPGPDWASFAPQARQHLLNYPWRVSPQSNRVGYRLEGEPLPVAPLLGSHPNSTSNVPSEPMVLGTVQVPTSGLPVVVMRDGPTLGGYSKIAVITDEGLARLAQIRPGRCIRFIEATYGT, from the coding sequence GTGTCCTCCGAATTCACCCCGATTCTTCGAGTCCTCCAACCCGGCCTTGGTCTGACGGTGCAGGATCAGGGACGTCCTGGATGGAAACGATTCGGCGTGCCTGCCAGCGGCGCAATGGACCCTCATGCCGCGCGCTGGGCCAACCGGTTGGTCGGCAATCCCGACACCCATCCTGTGCTCGAGATGGCTTTTCAAGGCGCCAAGTTGGAGCTCCTGCAAGCCGCCTGGATCGGGCTGGCCGGGGCGGAACAAGGTTGTGCGATCGCGAGTTGGACCGCCCGCCTCCTGGGTCTCGGGACGATCCTGTCGTTTCCCCAGAATCAGGCCGGAGTCTGGGCCTACCTCGCGGTTCGGGGCGAATTGGCCGTCACCTCCTTTCTTGGCAGCGCGAGCACCGAAACTCGGTCGGGTCTCGGCACAAATCTCACTTCGGGGGACGTGCTTTGCCTGCGTACCCCCACCTCGCCATGGCTGGAAGTTTCCGTGACCTCACGCCGGGTTCCTACGCACGAGATGAATCGGCATGAATGTTCCGATATCCAGGTGGTTCCCGGTCCTGATTGGGCTTCTTTTGCGCCACAAGCCCGCCAACATTTGTTGAACTACCCCTGGCGGGTTTCACCTCAATCGAATCGCGTCGGCTATCGCCTCGAAGGCGAGCCTCTGCCCGTCGCGCCCCTGCTGGGTTCGCACCCCAACTCAACTTCGAACGTTCCCAGCGAACCCATGGTGCTCGGGACGGTCCAAGTCCCGACGTCCGGACTTCCAGTGGTAGTGATGCGAGATGGACCCACCCTCGGTGGATATTCCAAAATCGCGGTCATCACGGACGAGGGCCTCGCTCGTCTGGCCCAAATCCGGCCTGGCCGGTGCATCCGATTCATCGAAGCGACGTATGGAACTTAA
- a CDS encoding type VI secretion system tube protein Hcp has protein sequence MSPKTARFEHRRRIAPVAITDEFRMHFGSSRMNPQCALPCLRHPSAQWFRYAAVLSILWVSCHPLFAQLQGFMRVGTIAGEVKTSTHLDWSGFDASSLILYRPQGSPRVQATSASLSKPLDRSSPLLHKACASGETFATVKIDLAQPRSGAPLLVVYQLILENARLSSINQSGSIDGVSESLAIDFTKLSWTTRLLSTNGTVVNKGAFWDIARNLGGETLGERFEVYGLSLTSGGVQLAWPAHQGQKFKILGSAKVEGPYQLVREITAAETGGLEIVLPPTEPSFFFSVLREL, from the coding sequence ATGTCACCGAAAACCGCCCGCTTTGAGCATCGTCGGCGAATCGCGCCGGTCGCCATCACGGACGAATTTCGAATGCACTTTGGTTCCAGCCGTATGAATCCACAATGCGCCCTGCCCTGCTTGCGCCACCCTTCAGCCCAGTGGTTTCGCTATGCCGCGGTTCTGAGCATCCTCTGGGTTTCCTGCCATCCCCTCTTCGCCCAGTTGCAGGGATTCATGCGAGTCGGAACCATCGCCGGCGAAGTCAAGACCTCGACCCACCTCGATTGGAGCGGTTTTGACGCTTCGAGCCTCATCCTTTACCGGCCTCAAGGAAGCCCACGGGTGCAAGCCACCTCCGCTTCCTTGTCCAAGCCTTTGGACCGTTCTTCTCCCCTGCTCCACAAAGCTTGTGCCTCCGGGGAAACATTCGCCACCGTCAAGATCGACCTGGCCCAACCCCGGAGTGGAGCGCCGCTGCTCGTCGTTTACCAACTTATCCTCGAGAACGCCCGCCTTTCCTCCATCAACCAGTCCGGTTCAATCGACGGTGTTTCGGAATCCTTGGCCATCGATTTTACCAAGTTATCCTGGACCACCCGGCTGCTTTCCACCAACGGGACGGTCGTCAATAAAGGGGCCTTCTGGGATATCGCGCGGAATCTGGGCGGAGAAACGCTGGGGGAACGCTTCGAAGTCTATGGACTCTCGCTGACCTCCGGCGGCGTTCAGCTGGCCTGGCCCGCCCACCAAGGACAGAAATTCAAGATCCTCGGCAGCGCGAAGGTCGAAGGCCCTTATCAATTGGTGCGCGAAATCACCGCGGCGGAAACCGGCGGCCTCGAGATCGTGCTTCCACCCACTGAACCTTCCTTTTTCTTCAGCGTCCTCAGAGAACTTTGA
- a CDS encoding superoxide dismutase, translating to MTTSRTASLALNRRQALKLAAAGSLALASTLDSSGASASTFALPALPYPHDALEPHIDIMTMQIHHGKHHQAFLNNLNKAFADHPSLAARSVEDWVKHLDQAPDAVRTVLRNSGGGHLNHTQFWTVMKRNGGGKVPDALARAIDRDLGGMEKFKEGFTNAATKVFGSGWAWLSMTPEKKLVIESTPNQDSPWMKNHAPLLGLDVWEHAYYLKYQNRRPEYIAAFYQVIHWEEVAARFARAMG from the coding sequence ATGACCACATCCCGCACCGCTTCCCTTGCCCTGAATCGTCGCCAAGCTTTGAAGCTTGCTGCCGCCGGGTCGCTGGCCCTGGCCTCGACGTTGGATTCCTCTGGAGCCAGTGCGTCCACCTTTGCCCTGCCTGCGCTTCCGTATCCGCACGACGCGCTCGAGCCTCACATCGACATCATGACGATGCAGATTCATCATGGGAAGCATCACCAGGCATTTCTCAACAATCTCAACAAGGCTTTCGCCGACCATCCTTCGCTCGCCGCCCGATCGGTCGAGGACTGGGTCAAGCACCTGGATCAGGCTCCCGACGCGGTTCGGACCGTCCTTCGCAACAGCGGGGGAGGTCACCTCAATCACACACAGTTTTGGACCGTCATGAAGAGGAACGGTGGAGGCAAGGTCCCCGACGCGCTGGCGCGCGCGATCGATCGCGATCTCGGGGGCATGGAGAAGTTCAAGGAGGGGTTTACGAATGCCGCCACCAAGGTGTTCGGGAGCGGTTGGGCTTGGTTGTCCATGACTCCGGAGAAGAAGCTCGTCATCGAGTCCACTCCGAATCAGGACTCACCTTGGATGAAGAATCATGCGCCTTTACTGGGACTGGATGTTTGGGAACACGCCTACTATTTGAAGTATCAAAACCGGCGTCCGGAGTACATCGCGGCGTTTTACCAAGTGATCCACTGGGAGGAAGTGGCGGCCCGGTTCGCGCGTGCCATGGGTTGA
- a CDS encoding YdcF family protein: protein MPKVLLQEIENLIHPLGFVWMLLLLGFALKLKRKQFRGAGFHALLAALLWVGGASRFPDWAAGRLENFAPKPDWNQIPPMDLVVMLGGVLNASDGDIFGFELAGAADRALTAIEFVRRNPPKTLVFMGSFERGRGKAEGALVKEWVEQWKVTPPGVEIRFGPPCRNTFEEARAISALASELKAERIALITSATHMRRAVAVFKSAGLNVLPVPCDFQEAHRGDLVKSPTRIVPSGLKMQLLATVLHEHLSWNYYRLRGWIHDGTAASK from the coding sequence ATGCCAAAGGTGCTGCTCCAGGAAATCGAAAACCTCATCCACCCCCTGGGGTTCGTCTGGATGCTTCTCCTGCTCGGATTCGCGCTGAAACTCAAAAGAAAGCAATTCCGCGGTGCGGGTTTTCATGCTCTGCTGGCTGCGCTCCTCTGGGTCGGCGGGGCGAGCCGCTTTCCCGACTGGGCTGCCGGTCGCCTCGAAAATTTCGCCCCCAAACCCGACTGGAACCAGATTCCACCCATGGACCTTGTCGTCATGCTTGGGGGTGTGCTCAATGCTTCCGACGGGGACATTTTTGGATTCGAACTCGCGGGGGCCGCCGATCGCGCTCTCACGGCCATCGAATTCGTCCGCCGGAACCCGCCCAAGACCCTCGTCTTCATGGGCTCTTTCGAACGCGGCCGAGGCAAGGCCGAAGGTGCCCTGGTGAAAGAATGGGTGGAGCAATGGAAAGTCACGCCACCCGGCGTCGAGATCCGTTTCGGACCTCCCTGCCGGAACACTTTCGAAGAGGCACGGGCGATCTCCGCTCTGGCCTCGGAACTGAAGGCGGAACGCATCGCGCTCATCACTTCCGCCACCCATATGAGACGGGCGGTGGCGGTCTTCAAAAGCGCCGGACTCAACGTCCTTCCTGTCCCTTGCGATTTCCAGGAGGCCCATCGCGGAGACCTCGTGAAATCCCCCACCCGCATCGTTCCCAGCGGACTCAAGATGCAGCTCTTGGCCACCGTGCTCCACGAACACCTTTCCTGGAACTATTATCGGCTGCGAGGATGGATTCACGACGGGACAGCCGCATCGAAATGA
- a CDS encoding DsbA family protein, which yields MDASSMPNSQAEEEWYYRRSGTIMRSPYRLNAHWFVPGLQEYLAPNAVAEAARSMGVTDDSVRIVIARAGMIEGLKFAEWEVAVQAAVRGCSLNAGTLRSLAQSQTILDRMRATTAEFQAFKMTSRPSFLLESNIGDRVVFSGLATIEPLESALSALLRDAKAYASYAAHHVSPPE from the coding sequence ATGGACGCTTCCAGCATGCCGAACAGCCAGGCGGAGGAAGAATGGTACTACCGACGCAGCGGCACGATCATGAGGTCGCCTTATCGGCTGAACGCCCATTGGTTCGTCCCTGGATTGCAGGAATACCTGGCGCCGAATGCCGTGGCGGAAGCCGCCAGGTCGATGGGGGTCACCGATGACTCCGTGCGCATCGTGATTGCTCGGGCGGGCATGATCGAAGGGTTGAAGTTCGCCGAATGGGAGGTGGCGGTGCAGGCGGCTGTGCGGGGGTGTTCCCTGAATGCCGGCACGTTGCGATCACTCGCTCAGTCGCAGACGATTCTCGACCGCATGCGAGCCACCACCGCCGAGTTTCAGGCTTTCAAGATGACCTCGCGCCCTTCGTTCCTGCTGGAAAGCAACATTGGCGACCGGGTGGTGTTCTCGGGCCTGGCCACGATTGAGCCCTTGGAGTCAGCATTGTCCGCGCTCCTCAGGGATGCCAAGGCTTACGCCTCCTACGCGGCGCATCATGTCAGTCCGCCGGAATGA
- the gap gene encoding type I glyceraldehyde-3-phosphate dehydrogenase, with product MSVKVAINGFGRIGRLVFRAMVEQGLVGKGVDVVAVGDIVPADNLAYLLKYDSTQGRFNGTVASKKSAADKAEDDVLVVNGVDICVVSAKSPAELPWKAMGVDVVIESTGLFTEAEKAKGHLAAGARKVIITAPAKGDDLTVVMGVNHEKYDPKSHHIISNASCTTNCLAPLVHVLLKEGFGIEEGLMTTVHSYTATQKTVDGPSKKDWKGGRTAAINMIPSTTGAARAVGLVCPEVKGKLTGMAFRVPTPTVSVVDLTVRTVKPTSYAEISAAMKRASETYLKGILDYTADEVVSTDFVHCTSSSIYDAGSGIELNSRFFKLVSWYDNEWGYSYRVGDLLKYMIEKGL from the coding sequence ATGTCTGTGAAAGTTGCAATCAATGGTTTCGGCCGTATCGGGCGGCTCGTTTTTCGCGCCATGGTCGAACAAGGGCTGGTCGGAAAAGGCGTGGATGTCGTGGCGGTGGGCGATATCGTCCCGGCCGACAACCTGGCCTATCTCCTCAAATATGATTCCACGCAGGGCCGCTTCAACGGCACGGTGGCCTCGAAGAAATCCGCGGCGGACAAGGCGGAAGACGATGTGCTGGTGGTGAATGGCGTGGATATTTGTGTCGTGAGCGCAAAGTCGCCCGCCGAATTGCCTTGGAAGGCCATGGGGGTTGACGTGGTGATTGAATCCACCGGTTTATTCACCGAAGCCGAGAAAGCGAAAGGCCACCTGGCTGCGGGAGCCAGGAAGGTGATCATTACCGCGCCGGCGAAAGGTGATGACCTGACGGTGGTCATGGGGGTGAATCACGAAAAGTACGACCCGAAATCACACCACATCATCTCCAATGCCAGTTGCACGACGAACTGCTTGGCTCCGCTCGTCCATGTTCTCCTCAAAGAGGGCTTTGGCATCGAGGAAGGGCTGATGACCACCGTTCATAGTTACACCGCGACGCAAAAGACGGTGGACGGCCCGAGCAAGAAGGATTGGAAAGGCGGGCGCACAGCGGCCATCAACATGATTCCCTCGACCACGGGAGCGGCACGGGCCGTGGGTTTGGTATGTCCGGAAGTGAAGGGCAAGTTGACGGGCATGGCGTTTCGCGTGCCGACCCCGACGGTTTCGGTGGTCGACTTGACGGTGCGGACCGTGAAGCCGACTTCCTACGCCGAAATCAGCGCTGCCATGAAGAGGGCGAGCGAGACCTACTTGAAGGGTATTCTGGATTACACGGCGGACGAGGTGGTGAGCACGGACTTCGTTCACTGCACGTCCTCCTCCATTTACGACGCCGGGTCCGGCATCGAACTCAACAGCCGCTTCTTCAAGCTGGTAAGTTGGTACGACAATGAATGGGGTTACAGCTATCGTGTGGGTGACCTGCTCAAATACATGATCGAGAAAGGGCTTTAA
- a CDS encoding PAS domain-containing protein: protein MKCATPTRSCSKSPASWPLWSPAKLRFAIIFLGASLPTPNAGSARPIVPESIFRWREAWRPPPAPASSQWPRIEQLVSAVLQEAAFIHALRVEQGFDPARARLRASPSFELILDLRRSISNLITAENQRLLKLDQQAHADATATRRSLVIGFVLNVGLLASAFWLIRDDFRLRREQAASLAQMNEKLERKVFERTAEIAKSNAALEVENLERQWAFASLERFQRHNELIINSIVEAVVVISATGVVLRINQAAQHWTGFTHEQWIGRRLATILRPAANQAAPVDWSSHPVAQALRKGQATTLQGMVLTCQDRPDAVCSLRLQPIHDGGKVVAGILCFNLASTASEKGPNPAPA from the coding sequence ATGAAGTGCGCCACACCTACGCGCTCGTGCTCGAAGTCACCAGCCTCCTGGCCGCTCTGGAGTCCAGCGAAACTGCGCTTCGCAATCATCTTCTTGGGGGCGAGTCTGCCGACACCGAACGCTGGCAGCGCGAGACCCATCGTGCCCGAGAGCATCTTCAGGTGGCGCGAAGCCTGGCGCCCCCCCCCCGCACCTGCCTCCAGCCAATGGCCTCGGATCGAGCAACTCGTTTCGGCCGTCCTTCAGGAGGCGGCCTTCATCCACGCCCTGCGCGTCGAGCAAGGATTCGACCCCGCACGTGCACGGCTCCGCGCCTCGCCCTCGTTCGAACTGATCCTCGACCTGCGCCGCAGCATTTCCAACCTCATCACTGCTGAAAACCAGCGGCTCTTGAAACTCGACCAGCAAGCTCACGCCGATGCCACCGCCACTCGCCGCTCCCTGGTCATCGGTTTCGTTCTGAATGTCGGGCTCCTTGCCTCTGCCTTCTGGCTCATCCGCGATGATTTTCGCCTGCGGCGCGAGCAAGCTGCTTCCCTCGCACAAATGAATGAAAAGTTGGAGCGGAAAGTCTTCGAACGCACCGCCGAAATCGCCAAGTCCAATGCTGCATTGGAAGTCGAGAATCTTGAACGTCAATGGGCCTTCGCCTCACTGGAACGGTTCCAACGCCACAACGAACTCATCATCAACTCGATCGTGGAAGCCGTGGTGGTCATCAGCGCCACGGGAGTCGTTCTGCGCATCAACCAAGCCGCGCAGCATTGGACCGGATTCACTCATGAACAATGGATCGGACGAAGGCTTGCCACAATCCTTCGCCCCGCCGCGAACCAAGCCGCTCCGGTCGATTGGAGTTCACATCCGGTCGCCCAAGCCCTGCGCAAAGGGCAGGCCACCACGCTCCAGGGCATGGTCCTCACATGCCAGGACAGGCCCGACGCCGTATGTTCCCTGCGCCTGCAACCAATTCACGACGGCGGCAAAGTCGTGGCCGGCATCCTCTGCTTCAATCTGGCCTCCACCGCCAGTGAGAAAGGTCCCAACCCAGCACCCGCGTGA